A window from Tenacibaculum singaporense encodes these proteins:
- a CDS encoding Sec-independent protein translocase subunit TatA/TatB, with amino-acid sequence MNLLTIFLGMIGPWQIAIVVALVLLLFGGRKIPELMRGLGTGIKEFKDATKDEENTDKVEEKK; translated from the coding sequence ATGAATTTACTTACTATATTTTTAGGAATGATTGGACCATGGCAAATAGCTATTGTCGTTGCATTAGTATTATTATTATTCGGAGGTAGAAAAATTCCTGAATTAATGAGAGGTTTAGGTACTGGTATCAAAGAATTTAAAGATGCCACTAAAGATGAAGAGAATACTGATAAAGTAGAAGAAAAGAAATAA
- a CDS encoding head GIN domain-containing protein produces the protein MKKLAILSLFLMTVLASAQTTITKNLGDFSIVKVYNGIDLKLVKSDESKIIVTGEKTDKVKIKLDGTTLKVLLRFPETTADGKVKATLYYNKTLSIIDANEGATITGKDINQQKVEIRAQEGAFINLVVNVKHLNVKSSSGAVIRLSGATKNQNVNADLGGMYHGYKLSVEEMTIVKAGSGSKVEVQSGETLDAKVSFGGSIFYKGKPEVFRDKKVIGGVIEHRS, from the coding sequence ATGAAGAAGTTAGCAATATTAAGTTTGTTTTTGATGACCGTTTTAGCATCAGCTCAAACAACGATAACTAAAAATTTAGGAGACTTTTCAATTGTAAAAGTGTATAACGGCATAGATTTAAAACTCGTAAAATCTGATGAATCTAAAATAATAGTTACTGGAGAAAAAACAGATAAAGTTAAAATTAAGTTGGATGGAACTACCTTAAAAGTATTATTAAGATTCCCAGAAACTACTGCCGATGGTAAAGTGAAGGCAACATTATATTACAATAAAACTTTATCAATCATTGATGCAAATGAAGGAGCAACAATTACAGGAAAAGATATTAATCAACAAAAAGTTGAAATTAGAGCTCAAGAAGGAGCTTTTATTAATCTTGTAGTTAATGTTAAGCATTTGAATGTAAAAAGCTCTTCAGGAGCAGTTATAAGGCTTTCTGGAGCAACCAAGAATCAAAATGTAAATGCTGATTTAGGAGGAATGTATCACGGATACAAATTATCGGTAGAAGAAATGACTATAGTAAAGGCTGGATCTGGTTCTAAAGTTGAAGTACAATCAGGAGAAACACTAGATGCTAAAGTATCATTTGGAGGTTCAATTTTTTACAAAGGAAAACCTGAAGTATTTAGAGACAAAAAAGTAATTGGTGGAGTAATTGAACACCGAAGTTAA